The window CGCCGCGAGGACTCGCGGCGGGCAAAAGCTGGCGATCGTCCCGGATCATATCTCAAGTTCGACGAAACGGCGCAGCTTGAAGACGATGTCCGGCATGGCCTGGCGGAACCGCGTAGCATCCCGGAATGTGGTCGAGAACGGCGCGAAGGTGATCATCGCGTTCCAGTGCCTGTAACCATAAACCGTCACGGAGGCGCCGGTCGCCGGAAAATTCTCGAGCTTGCGCAGTTCACCCAGGACGAGATCGGCGATCGCTTCAGCAGGCAGCAATTGCTTGCCATCAGGCGTCGTGGCGATCTTCGCCGGTGGCTCGACCGGCTTCGCGGCAGCCGGCGTCGCATCGGGCGCGTCCTCGGAATTGTTCTCCGAGTTGTTCTCGAGCTTGGCCGGCGGCGTATCGGGGGCGGGCTCGACCAGCTCAAACCCGTTCGTCGGCGCGGTCGGCGGCGGAACCTCGATGAGTGGCGGCGGCGCGACACTTTCTGCGGCGCGCTTGTTACCTCCCAGGATGCTGCTGATCATGGCCAGAAGGCCAGCATCCCTCACGTCGTCACTCATAACTCCCCCCAGGCTTCAGCCTACTCTAGCACCGCTCGCGTGGACCGCCACTGGGGATGTATGGCCGGATTCCGCCCGGCCAAGGTCCTATATTCACGCGATGGCGCCGGCGGCGCGACGAGCGATCACGCCGCGCCGCCCTGCGATCCGTCACTGCTTATCGAACGGAACGTATTGCTGGTACTGCTTGGGCACCGAGCTGCGGTAGCGCGCGGGCACCGTGCCGCTGTCGACCGAGTGGTCGATCTCCTGCTGCCGCGTCATCTTCTTCTTCGCCGGCTTCTTCGACGCACTCTTCTTGGAGTCGGTCGGCTGGCTGGAAGCGTCGTTGGTTGCGCCCGGCGCGGTCGTCGTCGCTGCCGGCGCGGCATTTGTCGTCGCAGGCGCCGCGGTTCCGGCGGCGGCTGGTGCGCCCTGCGCCAACGCGAGCGGTGTCTGCATGAGAAGCGCCAGCGCTGCTGTCGCAGCCAGCAAGTATGATTTCTGCATTAGAACCTCCAAAAGACCTGATCCGAATAAGGCAAGCGTAGTTCTCCGGGATCGACGCGTGCAAGTCCGCTCACGATAGGCCGGAACCCCGTCGTGAACTGTGGCCGAGATCACATTGCCGACGGCAGGCTGCGTCATGATGTGCCTTGTCGCGAACGCAAGGCATTCCGGCGACACCAATACAGGCATGACTGCGCAAACAGACGAGCCAGGCTCGCTGACATTCCTACCCACTCGCTCTCGAAGGAGACTGACATGCGTCGCACCATCCTCACTCTCGCATCGCTCGCGGCCCTGATGGCCGTAGCATCCCCGGCCGCCCAGGCACATCCTGCGAATGATCGATATTGCATCCAGGGCCGCTCGTGGGGTTACCCCGGCAACTGCCAGTTCGCCAGCTATCAGCAGTGCCTCGCCACCGCGTCCGGCACGTCGTCCTATTGCGGCATCAACCCGCGCTACGCGTTCTCGCAGCAGCGCGACTACTGACGAATTGGCGGCGTGCGCGCATGACGCGCGCGCCGCCACAATTTTTGCGTGAAGCCGATCCATTTCGCCGACGCCTCGGCGAATTGAAACCGTGCGAAGCCGCATCGGTCCGTCGATGACGAGAATGTTATCCGTCATCGCCACGAAGAAATTCACGATGCGCAGCCGTGGCTTGCGGGAAAGCCGCACCTACCGAAAATTTCGATGCCGGGCAATTGTGATCCATCTCGCTCGTGGCAGGCGTGATCGCGCCTAGGCTGCAAATCCCAGCGCGAGAAACTTGAGCCCGAACTGTTTCATCCCGACTTTTCAGGAAGGTGTTTCAATGAGCAGCCGCCACGCAATTGTTCCGCGCGGTCTGAACGCAACGCGTTCGCCGCTTTCGCAAGGCCGCTTCGGCCGCATGTTCCGCAAGCTCGCACCGGCCAAATTCGGCCCGAACGATTCCGACACGATCGCAAACCTGTCGGCGCTCGCCGACAAGATGATCGCCGGCTTCGACGGGCCGAAGGACGGGCCGGACGCGGAAGAGAGCGGCATTCCCTCGCTCTACACATATTTCGGCCAGTTCATCGACCACGACATCACCTTCGATCCGGTCAGTTCGCTGACCAAGCAGCAGGATCCCGACGGGCTCGTCGACTTCCGCACGCCGTCGCTAGACATGGACAATCTCTACGGCCGCGGTCCGAACGACCAGCCTTACATGTATGACGGCATCAAGTTCCGGCTCGGCGAGAAGGTCACCGGCGCCGGCGTGGCCGACGCCGTCGATTTGCCGCGCTTCAAGGGCCGCGCGCTGATCGGCGATCCCCGCAACGACGAGAACAGCATCGTCTCGCAATTCCAGGCCTTGATGCTGCGCTTTCACAACCGCATGGTCGACGACAATGACAGCCTGTCGTTCGAAGACGTGCAGCAGCGCGTTCGATTCCACTATCAGTATGTGGTGCTGAACGACTTCCTGCCGCGCATCGTCCACGCCAGTGTGCTGGACGAGCTGAAGACCGCAGGTCACTACGACCGCAGCAAGCTCGCTTACTACCATTGGAAGACCTATCCGTTCATGCCGGTCGAGTTCTCGGTCGCGGCCTACCGGCTCGGGCACTCCATGATCCGCCCCGGCTACCGGTTGAACGACGCGCCCAACATGCTGCTGCAGATCTTCCCCGATCCCAACAATCCCGACCACAACGCACTGACCGGCTTCCGTGCCATGGGACCGGGACGCGCCATGGACTGGGGCCGCTTCATCGATCTCGATACGCGCCCCTATGGCGTCGAGGACGACGACACCAATCCCGACAACAAGAGACGGCTGCAGTTCGCCTATCGCATCGATGCCTCGCTGGTGGACCCACTGCGCAAGCTGCCGCCGGAAGTCGCCTCCAATCCGGCGTCGCTGGCGCTGCGCAATCTCGAGCGCAGCTGGCGGCTCGGGCTGCCGTCGGGCCAGGCCGTCGCCAAGGCGATGAACCTGTCGCCGCTGAGCGACGACGAGATCATCATCGGCAAGGCCGTCGACGAGCCCGGCGCGGGCGATCCGCAAGTCAAGATCGCGAGCATCGCGAACGGCGTGTTCGCCGACAACTGCCCGCTGTGGGCCTACATCCTCGCCGAGGCGCGGCAAAACATGACGGACATGGCAATCTCCGCCACCGGGGGGCCCGCCACCGTCAAGACACCGCAGCTCGGACCGGTCGGCGGTCGCATCGTGGCCGAGGTCTTCCTCGGCATGATGTTCGGAGATAATTCCTCCGTACTGTCGCTCGACCCGCAATGGACGCCGGTGACCGGCTCCGGCTTCGCGCTGAAGGACCTCGTCGCCTACGCGCTCGGCCAGGGCGATCCGCTGCATTGAGCGGGTGAGGGACGATGATGCAAGGCCGCTCGTCGTGCGAGCGGCCTTGTGCCCACTCGCCTCGACGCGCGGGCGGATGGATCCTGGCAGGCGTGCTTCCCTAACGCAAATCTGTCCGCTTCCTGTTGACTCGCATGTCGAATGGAGAAATCCTTTAGCAACGCAATTGCCATTGCCAATCTCAGCAGTACCAACTTCGGCGCCCTCGGTTTTGTCGGCGCCATCTGACCAGATTTATTCTGAACAGAAAACGGAGGGGCCGATGCGCGCGCTCGCCTTGAGAACCATTTCTCTTCTCGCCCTCGCTACCCTAGGCTCGATTTCCGGCACGCCTGCCGCACGCGCGGAGGACGGGGCCGATGAGCAATTTGGCAAGGTGCACTTCCAGACGTCCTGCAACGAGGTGGCGCAGCGCCGCTTTGATCGCGGGATGCGTTATCAGCACTCGTTCTGGTACCGGCCCGCAAAGGAAATTTTCGAGGAGACGTTGCAGGCCGATCCGGAATGCGCGATCGCCTATTGGGGCATTGCCCTGAGCCTGCTGTACAATCCGCATTTTGCCGCGCCGAAGGAAAACCTCACCGGAGGTCTCGCCGCGCTGCAGAAGGCCAAGGCACTCGGCGCCAAGAGCGAACGCGAACGTGACTATATCGACGCGCTACTGGCCTTCTATTCGGGCGACGAAAAGACGACGTTTGGCCAGCGCGCGCAGTCCTATCTCAAGGCAACCGAAGCCGTCGCCGCGCGCTATCCCGATGATGACGAGGCGCAGATCGCCTACGCCATCACGCTGAATGTCACGGCGTCACCAAACGACAAGTCCTATGCCAACCAGCTCAAGGGCGCCGCTATCCTGGAGCCGATCTTCAAGCGCCAGCCGCGGCATCCCGGCGTCGCGCATTACCTGATCCATCTCTATGATTATCCGGCGATCGCAGGGCAAGGACTCGACGCTGCCAAGCGCTATTCCGAGATCGCGCCGGCGGCACCGCACGCCTTGCATATGCCGTCGCACATCTTCACGCGCGTCGGCTACTGGAACGAATCCATTGACGCTAATAGCCGTTCCGCCAAGGCTGCCAAGGAGGGCAAAGACCCCAGCGAGCAGCTGCATGCCGACGACTATATGGTCTACGCGCTGCTCCAGCTTGCGCAGGACAGCCGAGCCAGCGACGTCATCGCGGACATGATTGCGACCACTGGCTATGCGCCGGCTGTTCGCGCAGGTCCCTACGCGATCGCGGCCAGCCAGGCGCGCTATATGGTCGAGCGCGGTGATTGGCAGGGTGCTGCCGCGCTGAAGGTCGAGCCGAGCCGGTTTGCCTATGTCGACGCCATCACCTATTTCGCCCGCGCCCTCGGCGCCGCGCGCTCCGGCAATGCAGACGCAGCAACGGCGGACATCGCAAAGCTGGCGGAGTTGCGGGACAAGCTGCAGCAGGACAAGGACGCTTATTGGACCGAAATCGTGGACATTCAGCGGCAGGTCGCGACTGCCTGGCAGCTCAACGCCTTGGGGAAACAGGCGGATGCGTTGGAAGCGATGCGCCTTGCCGCCGATGCCGAAGACAAGACCGAAAAATCCATCGTGACGCCGGGTCCGCTTGCCCCCGCACGCGAGCTTTACGGGACCATGCTGCTCGAACGCGGCATGGCGACGGAGGCATTGGTCGCGTTCGAAAGCACCATGCGCAAGGAGCCG of the Bradyrhizobium sp. WSM1417 genome contains:
- a CDS encoding heme peroxidase family protein, translating into MSSRHAIVPRGLNATRSPLSQGRFGRMFRKLAPAKFGPNDSDTIANLSALADKMIAGFDGPKDGPDAEESGIPSLYTYFGQFIDHDITFDPVSSLTKQQDPDGLVDFRTPSLDMDNLYGRGPNDQPYMYDGIKFRLGEKVTGAGVADAVDLPRFKGRALIGDPRNDENSIVSQFQALMLRFHNRMVDDNDSLSFEDVQQRVRFHYQYVVLNDFLPRIVHASVLDELKTAGHYDRSKLAYYHWKTYPFMPVEFSVAAYRLGHSMIRPGYRLNDAPNMLLQIFPDPNNPDHNALTGFRAMGPGRAMDWGRFIDLDTRPYGVEDDDTNPDNKRRLQFAYRIDASLVDPLRKLPPEVASNPASLALRNLERSWRLGLPSGQAVAKAMNLSPLSDDEIIIGKAVDEPGAGDPQVKIASIANGVFADNCPLWAYILAEARQNMTDMAISATGGPATVKTPQLGPVGGRIVAEVFLGMMFGDNSSVLSLDPQWTPVTGSGFALKDLVAYALGQGDPLH
- a CDS encoding DUF3551 domain-containing protein, producing the protein MRRTILTLASLAALMAVASPAAQAHPANDRYCIQGRSWGYPGNCQFASYQQCLATASGTSSYCGINPRYAFSQQRDY